The Populus nigra chromosome 14, ddPopNigr1.1, whole genome shotgun sequence genome has a segment encoding these proteins:
- the LOC133672791 gene encoding homeobox-leucine zipper protein ATHB-52-like, which produces MNSHLHHQSQSHGNHALKPRKKRLARDQLRLLETSFNANQTLKAEHKIELASQLGLTSRQVEIWYQNRRARNKNNAIEHDYKNVQLELDNVMTENTRLEKQVSTLKYELNKVQQMILFGSTTSASALASVSGYSDEQANSTSPGNMICNWRDAGNDEIFPVEELYTCLTGSGTQLWPLS; this is translated from the coding sequence ATGAATTCCCATTTACACCACCAATCACAGAGCCATGGCAACCATGCTCTGAAACCCAGAAAGAAAAGGCTTGCTAGAGACCAACTTAGGCTCCTGGAAACAAGTTTCAATGCCAACCAGACGCTGAAAGCAGAACACAAGATCGAGCTTGCCAGCCAACTAGGACTGACATCAAGACAAGTTGAAATATGGTATCAAAATAGAAGAGccagaaacaaaaataatgccATTGAGCATGACTACAAGAATGTCCAGCTAGAGCTAGATAATGTAATGACAGAAAACACCAGGCTCGAGAAGCAAGTTAGCACGCTTAAATATGAGCTGAACAAGGTTCAGCAAATGATACTTTTTGGATCAACCACATCTGCTTCAGCTCTCGCTTCTGTTTCAGGATATAGCGATGAGCAGGCAAACTCAACCTCTCCAGGAAACATGATATGTAATTGGAGAGATGCTGGAAATGATGAAATCTTTCCTGTAGAAGAGCTATATACTTGTTTGACAGGCTCTGGCACTCAGTTATGGCCTCTTAGCTGA
- the LOC133672831 gene encoding NAC domain-containing protein 73-like: MTWCNDCNDVQTIERSSPPPCNASVIAQRHKECLIRSCPSCGHQMKCQDQARIHDLPGLPAGVKFDPTDLELLEHLEGKVKSDTCKVHPLIDEFIPTIDGENGICYTHPEKLPGVSKDGLIRHFFHRPSKAYTTGTRKRRKVHTDTEGGETRWHKTGKTRPVVVVGKVKGYKKILVLYTNYGKQRKPEKTNWVMHQYHLGNNEEEKDGELVVSKVFYQTQPRQCGSLIKDSVPVPSKLKAHSSGHEGSNLKNNTTDLVEYYNPSFISFDQSGQNRSTNPNPPQQLLPHFALHDGSSRIP, encoded by the exons ATGACTTGGTGCAATGACTGCAACGATGTGCAAACAATTGAAAGAAGCTCACCTCCACCTTGTAACGCAAGTGTTATTGCTCAAAGACACAAAGAATGTTTGATCAGGAGTTGCCCTTCATGTGGGCACCAAATGAAATGCCAAGaccag GCAAGAATTCATGACTTGCCTGGGCTACCAGCCGGAGTGAAGTTTGACCCGACTGATCTAGAGCTGCTTGAGCATTTGGAGGGGAAGGTGAAGTCTGATACGTGTAAGGTTCACCCTCTGATTGATGAGTTCATCCCTACAATTGATGGAGAGAATGGAATTTGCTATACACACCCAGAAAAGTTACCAG GAGTGAGCAAAGATGGGCTAATTCGCCACTTCTTCCATCGACCATCGAAGGCATACACAACTGGAACAAGAAAGAGGAGAAAGGTACACACAGACACAGAAGGTGGTGAGACTAGATGGCACAAAACAGGCAAGACTAGGccagttgttgttgttggaaaAGTGAAAGGGTATAAGAAGATACTAGTGCTTTACACCAACTATGGGAAGCAAAGGAAGCCAGAGAAAACAAATTGGGTAATGCATCAATACCATCTTGGAaacaatgaagaagagaaagatgGAGAGCTTGTTGTTTCAAAAGTTTTCTACCAAACACAACCTAGACAATGTGGTTCACTCATCAAGGATTCTGTTCCTGTTCCTTCAAAATTGAAGGCACACAGTAGTGGACATGAGGGCTCTAACCTTAAGAACAATACCACTGATCTTGTCGAGTACTATAATCCTTCCTTTATATCCTTTGACCAAAGTGGACAAAATAGATCAACAAACCCTAACCCTCCTCAACAACTACTTCCCCATTTTGCACTTCATGATGGATCTTCTCGTATcccttga
- the LOC133673193 gene encoding receptor-like protein kinase HSL1 has protein sequence MFFHLSLLFLSLLFTSNSLNQDGLFLQQVKLGLSDPSRALSSWNDRDDTPCGWYGVTCDESTQRVTSLDLSNLGLMGPFPYFLCRLTNLTSVNLLNNSINSSLTSDIAACQSLEVLELSENLLVGSLPESLSELKNLKKLNLAMNNFSGGIPAKFGEFQKLEWISLAGNLLTGTVPSVLGNISTLQYLLLSYNPFAPGQMPSQLSNLTNLEELWLAGCNLVGSIPESLGKLSRLTNLDLSLNRLTGSIPSSLTWLKSVEQIELYNNTLSGELPLGFSNLTLLRRFDVSTNELTGTIPNELTQLELESLHLFENRFEGTLPGSIAKSPNLYDLKLFNNKFTGELPSQLGLNSPLKWLDVSYNGFSGAIPESLCAKGELEDLILIYNSFSGKIPESLGKCNSLGRVRLRNNRFNGIVPGEFWGLPRVYLFELEGNSFSGKVSNRIASAYNLSVLKISKNQFSGNLPAEIGFVDKLIEFSASDNLFTGPIPGSLVNLSNLSTLVLDDNGLSGGIPSGIQGWKSLNELRLANNRLSGSIPDEIGSLQVLNYLDLSGNHFSGKIPIQLDDLKLNLLNLSNNMLSGALPPLYAKEMYRSSFMGNPGLCGDLEDLCPHEGDPKKQSYLWILRSIFILAGIVFVVGVVWFYFKYQNFKKAKRVVIASKWRSFHKIGFSEFEILDYLKEENVIGSGGSGKVYKAVLSNGETVAVKKLSGESKKKDTSRSSIKDEFEAEVETLGNIRHKNIVRLWCCCNAGDCKLLVYEYMPNGSLGDLLHSSKGGLLDWPTRYKIALDAAEGLSYLHHDCVPPIVHRDVKSNNILLDAEFGARVADFGVAKVFQGVNKGTESMSVIAGSCGYIAPEYAYTVRVNEKSDIYSFGVVILELVTGRLPIDPEFGEKDLVKWVCTTLVDQNGMDLVIDPKLDSRYKDEISEVLNVGLRCTSSLPIDRPSMRRVVKMLQEAGMGNKPKANKSDGKLSRFYYEVVSDQARIA, from the exons atgttttttcacctttcccttctctttctctctctactctTCACGTCCAACTCGCTGAATCAGGATGGCCTGTTTCTCCAGCAAGTCAAGCTCGGTCTCTCCGATCCATCTCGCGCCCTCTCCTCTTGGAACGACAGGGACGACACCCCGTGCGGGTGGTATGGTGTTACTTGCGACGAGTCGACTCAACGAGTCACCTCCCTCGATCTTTCTAACTTGGGGCTCATGGGACCCTTCCCTTACTTCCTTTGCCGCCTGACCAATCTGACGTCGGTTAATCTGCTGAACAATTCCATCAACTCGTCTCTCACCTCTGACATTGCCGCGTGTCAGAGTCTTGAGGTTCTTGAGTTGAGTGAAAATCTTCTGGTGGGGTCCCTTCCCGAGTCACTGTCCGAGTTAAAAAACCTTAAGAAACTCAATTTGGCGATGAACAATTTTTCCGGCGGTATTCCGGCGAAGTTCGGGGAGTTCCAGAAGCTGGAGTGGATTTCACTTGCTGGGAACTTGCTAACTGGGACAGTACCCAGTGTGCTTGGTAACATTTCCACACTCCAGTATCTTCTACTGAGTTATAACCCCTTTGCCCCGGGTCAGATGCCAAGTCAGCTCAGTAACCTGACTAACCTGGAAGAGCTCTGGCTTGCTGGTTGTAATCTCGTGGGTTCGATTCCCGAGAGTTTAGGCAAGCTATCTCGGTTGACTAATCTTGATTTGTCACTGAATCGACTTACTGGCTCGATACCGAGTTCACTCACTTGGCTGAAGAGCGTTGAgcaaattgagctttataataaCACTTTATCAGGCGAATTGCCTCTGGGTTTTTCGAACTTGACCCTGCTAAGAAGATTTGATGTCTCAACGAACGAGTTAACTGGGACAATCCCGAATGAGTTGACTCAGTTGGAGCTCGAGTCGCTGCACTTGTTTGAGAACAGATTTGAAGGGACTTTGCCTGGGAGCATAGCAAAGTCACCGAATTTATACGATCTCAAATTGTTCAACAATAAATTTACTGGCGAGTTACCGAGTCAGCTCGGGCTTAACTCACCATTGAAGTGGTTAGATGTTTCATACAACGGATTCTCAGGTGCGATACCAGAGAGCTTGTGTGCAAAAGGTGAGTTGGAggacttgattttgatttacaaTTCATTTTCCGGAAAAATCCCAGAAAGTCTGGGAAAATGCAACAGTTTAGGCCGGGTTCGGTTAAGGAATAATAGGTTCAATGGCATTGTTCCTGGGGAATTCTGGGGTCTACCGAGAGTTTACTTGTTTGAGCTTGAAGGTAATTCATTTTCTGGGAAAGTTTCTAATAGGATTGCCTCTGCTTATAATCTCTCTGTTTTGAAGATTTCAAAAAATCAGTTTTCGGGTAATTTACCTGCGGAGATTGGTTTTGTAGACAAGCTGATTGAGTTTTCGGCTAGTGATAACTTGTTTACGGGTCCAATTCCAGGGAGTTTGGTTAATTTGAGTAACTTGAGTACGCTTGTGCTTGATGACAATGGATTGTCTGGTGGGATTCCATCCGGAATTCAGGGTTGGAAGAGCTTGAATGAGCTTCGTTTGGCGAATAATAGGTTATCTGGTTCAATCCCAGATGAGATAGGGAGCTTGCAAGTGCTTAATTATCTTGATCTTTCTGGGAATCACTTCTCGGGGAAGATTCCGATACAATTGGACGATTTGAAGCTCAATTTGTTGAACTTGTCGAACAATATGCTCTCCGGGGCGCTCCCTCCACTTTATGCTAAAGAGATGTATCGGAGTAGCTTTATGGGAAATCCAGGTTTGTGTGGTGACTTGGAGGATCTTTGTCCACATGAGGGTGATCCGAAGAAGCAGAGTTACTTGTGGATTCTTCGGTCGATTTTTATACTTGCTGGTATAGTGTTTGTTGTTGGTGTTGTTTGGTTCTACTTCAAGTACCAGAATTTCAAGAAAGCAAAGAGAGTTGTTATTGCATCGAAGTGGAGATCCTTCCATAAGATTGGTTTCAGTGAATTTGAGATCCTTGATTATcttaaagaagaaaatgtgATTGGAAGTGGAGGTTCTGGGAAAGTCTACAAAGCTGTGCTTAGCAATGGTGAGACTGTAGCAGTGAAGAAACTAAGTGGAGAGAGCAAGAAAAAGGATACAAGTCGCAGTTCCATCAAAGATGAATTTGAAGCAGAAGTTGAAACTTTGGGAAACATCAGGCACAAAAACATTGTGAGATTGTGGTGTTGTTGCAATGCTGGAGATTGCAAGCTTCTGGTTTATGAATATATGCCAAATGGGAGCTTGGGGGATTTGTTGCATAGTAGCAAGGGAGGCTTGTTGGACTGGCCTACAAGGTATAAGATAGCTTTGGATGCAGCTGAGGGCTTATCTTATTTGCATCACGATTGTGTTCCTCCGATAGTTCACCGGGATGTAAAATCAAACAACATACTGTTAGACGCAGAATTTGGTGCTAGAGTTGCGGATTTCGGGGTTGCTAAGGTGTTTCAAGGAGTTAACAAGGGGACTGAATCCATGTCTGTTATTGCAGGCTCCTGTGGTTACATTGCACCAG AATATGCATATACTGTTAGAGTGAATGAAAAGAGCGACATCTACAGTTTTGGGGTGGTCATATTAGAGCTGGTAACAGGCAGACTCCCCATAGATCCAGAATTCGGAGAGAAAGACTTGGTCAAATGGGTCTGCACAACCTTAGTAGACCAGAATGGCATGGATCTTGTAATTGACCCCAAGCTCGATTCACGTTACAAGGATGAAATCTCCGAGGTTCTCAATGTCGGTCTGCGGTGCACAAGCTCACTTCCCATCGACCGGCCCTCAATGCGAAGGGTGGTGAAAATGCTGCAGGAAGCCGGCATGGGAAACAAGCCTAAAGCCAACAAGAGTGACGGGAAGCTCTCTCGTTTTTACTATGAAGTCGTCTCCGATCAAGCAAGGATAGCTTaa